In one window of Calypte anna isolate BGI_N300 chromosome 1, bCalAnn1_v1.p, whole genome shotgun sequence DNA:
- the EXOSC8 gene encoding exosome complex component RRP43 isoform X2 gives MEPLEYYRRFLKENCRPDGRELGEFRATTVNIGSITTADGSALVKLGNTTVICGVKAELAAPSADAANKGYIVPNVELPSLCSTRFRSGPPGEEAQAASQFIADVIENSQIIAKEDLCIANGKLAWVLYCDIICLDYDGNILDASAFALLAALKNVQLPSVTINEETGSSQVNFKQKNPLIIRKHPVATSFAIFDDTLLIVDPTAEEEDLATGTVTVVTDDEGKLCSLHKPGGSPLTGAKLQDCITRAITRHKEVKKLIDKVIESIRPK, from the exons A tGGAACCACTGGAATACTACAGAAGATTTTTG AAAGAGAACTGCAGACCTGATGGAAGGGAGCTGGGTGAATTCCGGGCAACCACTGTCAACATAG GTTCAATTACGACTGCAGATGGTTCTGCCCTGGTGAAGTTAGGAAATACTACAGTGATTTGTGGAGTTAAAGCG gaacTTGCTGCACCCTCAGCAGATGCTGCTAATAAGGGTTACATTG TTCCAAATGTAGAACTGCCATCCCTCTGTTCAACGAGGTTTCGCTCTGGACCACCTGGTGAAGAGGCTCAAGCAGCAAGCCAGTTCATTGCAGATGTGATTGAAAA ttcacAGATAATAGCAAAAGAAGATCTATGTATTGCAAATGGCAAG CTTGCCTGGGTGTTATACTGTGACATCATATGTCTGGACTATGATGGAAACATTTTGGATGCCAGTGCCTTTGCTTTGTTAGCAGCATTAAAAAATG TGCAGTTGCCATCAGTTACTATAAATGAAGAAACTGGCTCATCACAAGTTAATTTCAAACAGAAGAACCCCTTGATTATCAGAAAGCACCCAGTTGCCACATCATTTGCTATATTTGATGA CACATTACTCATTGTTGATCCAACTGCTGAAGAGGAAGATTTAGCAACTGGAACAGTAACTGTTGTAACTGATGATGAAGGAAAACTATGTTCTCTCCATAAACCAG gtGGAAGTCCTCTCACAGGAGCCAAGCTTCAGGACTGTATCACCAGAGCAATTACAAGGCACAAAGAAGTAAAGAAGCTGATAGACAAAGTGATAGAAAGTATAAGGCCCAAGTAA
- the EXOSC8 gene encoding exosome complex component RRP43 isoform X1 codes for MATAFKTVEPLEYYRRFLKENCRPDGRELGEFRATTVNIGSITTADGSALVKLGNTTVICGVKAELAAPSADAANKGYIVPNVELPSLCSTRFRSGPPGEEAQAASQFIADVIENSQIIAKEDLCIANGKLAWVLYCDIICLDYDGNILDASAFALLAALKNVQLPSVTINEETGSSQVNFKQKNPLIIRKHPVATSFAIFDDTLLIVDPTAEEEDLATGTVTVVTDDEGKLCSLHKPGGSPLTGAKLQDCITRAITRHKEVKKLIDKVIESIRPK; via the exons ATGGCGACGGCGTTCAA aacagtGGAACCACTGGAATACTACAGAAGATTTTTG AAAGAGAACTGCAGACCTGATGGAAGGGAGCTGGGTGAATTCCGGGCAACCACTGTCAACATAG GTTCAATTACGACTGCAGATGGTTCTGCCCTGGTGAAGTTAGGAAATACTACAGTGATTTGTGGAGTTAAAGCG gaacTTGCTGCACCCTCAGCAGATGCTGCTAATAAGGGTTACATTG TTCCAAATGTAGAACTGCCATCCCTCTGTTCAACGAGGTTTCGCTCTGGACCACCTGGTGAAGAGGCTCAAGCAGCAAGCCAGTTCATTGCAGATGTGATTGAAAA ttcacAGATAATAGCAAAAGAAGATCTATGTATTGCAAATGGCAAG CTTGCCTGGGTGTTATACTGTGACATCATATGTCTGGACTATGATGGAAACATTTTGGATGCCAGTGCCTTTGCTTTGTTAGCAGCATTAAAAAATG TGCAGTTGCCATCAGTTACTATAAATGAAGAAACTGGCTCATCACAAGTTAATTTCAAACAGAAGAACCCCTTGATTATCAGAAAGCACCCAGTTGCCACATCATTTGCTATATTTGATGA CACATTACTCATTGTTGATCCAACTGCTGAAGAGGAAGATTTAGCAACTGGAACAGTAACTGTTGTAACTGATGATGAAGGAAAACTATGTTCTCTCCATAAACCAG gtGGAAGTCCTCTCACAGGAGCCAAGCTTCAGGACTGTATCACCAGAGCAATTACAAGGCACAAAGAAGTAAAGAAGCTGATAGACAAAGTGATAGAAAGTATAAGGCCCAAGTAA